A single window of Paenibacillus urinalis DNA harbors:
- a CDS encoding 4Fe-4S cluster-binding domain-containing protein, translated as MINSSYIRHLAGVHEVDMKRQEMRFIGVTKDATTAGPGKRLELFLKGCIRGIVNPCEGCFNPATWEFGGLRRDMKVDEVVYMLERDAWNLQITFCGGEPLLQTRNLIKVCTELKRRNPRFHIVVYTAYVLENLLKNGITYRIRNVDEEPVKETLLAYSEDWNDEQDRFTIATPDQIKELMSVIDLLVDGDYQAKHRIPTEKYMNEGMFVGSSNQRVFDTQATLKENSFIFLHADEWMEEHLRLKHCKCCGHGLEDQRRTFCDSTCSKLYRKRDKAMAKMGGA; from the coding sequence ATGATTAACTCAAGTTACATACGCCATTTGGCAGGCGTTCATGAGGTAGATATGAAACGTCAAGAAATGCGTTTTATTGGTGTGACCAAAGATGCAACTACAGCAGGTCCAGGAAAGCGCTTGGAACTGTTTTTAAAAGGATGTATACGAGGAATAGTTAACCCTTGCGAAGGCTGCTTCAATCCAGCTACATGGGAATTTGGAGGGCTAAGGAGAGATATGAAAGTCGATGAAGTGGTATACATGCTTGAGCGAGATGCATGGAATCTACAGATTACTTTCTGCGGGGGAGAGCCACTTCTACAAACACGGAATCTTATTAAAGTCTGCACCGAATTAAAACGCAGGAATCCTAGATTTCATATTGTGGTTTACACTGCTTATGTTCTCGAAAATTTGCTCAAAAACGGCATCACTTATCGTATCCGAAATGTAGATGAAGAACCTGTTAAAGAAACGCTTCTTGCCTATAGTGAAGATTGGAACGATGAGCAAGACCGTTTTACTATAGCTACGCCTGATCAAATCAAAGAATTAATGTCTGTAATTGATCTGCTTGTTGATGGAGATTACCAAGCTAAGCATCGTATTCCTACTGAGAAGTATATGAACGAGGGTATGTTTGTTGGCTCTAGTAATCAGCGCGTATTTGATACGCAAGCGACTCTGAAAGAAAACTCTTTTATCTTTCTGCATGCAGACGAATGGATGGAAGAGCACCTTCGCCTGAAACATTGCAAATGCTGCGGTCATGGGCTCGAAGATCAACGAAGAACATTCTGTGATTCAACATGCTCAAAATTATATCGCAAGCGTGATAAGGCAATGGCCAAAATGGGCGGTGCTTAA
- a CDS encoding AAA family ATPase, with protein sequence MSTAIQQSSVDQLTVLLNSRHRAILVKTFEEQRFIENLQHIAQQKGYANMYYWSITSGLVDGITGKPAEGPKADNPMKLFDIIAEAREQNIYVIRDFHDIWTNAQAKRKLRDYLESKTEFYKPIILTSPEASIPLELEKLITLINFDLPDRDRVKFLLDGNIKFLESKDLPTPKGREYEAIIHALVGMTEHEISNILRKTTSKHKAIVLAEIVAEKEQVIRKTGLLEYITKLGDMDNVGAMDRFKEWTEDAYYAFHPDAQQYNVDPVRGVVLAGVPGTGKSLAAKSIAHQWNLPLLKMNMSDIMDSKVGQSEKNISRALKLSEQVSPCVLWMDEFEKGLSGMSSSDKSDSGTLSRVVQEILTWLSEKEKPVFVIATANDITKLPPELTRAGRFDEIMFVSLPHTEERAEILAIHLKKRGYSITNDDFEHPSTLNKLDILNLAEKMKDFTGAEIEQAVSEAGRRAYAAFRKGQREKHYITVPDLEEQANKIVPIAKRNPQLINDLREWAKHSAVCVSSTEHDFLHSGGKTEENKSGSTFRVFGTDLEFSQ encoded by the coding sequence ATGTCAACTGCTATTCAACAATCATCTGTGGATCAACTTACTGTGCTTCTCAACTCCAGGCACAGAGCTATTCTTGTTAAAACTTTTGAAGAGCAACGCTTCATAGAAAATTTGCAACATATTGCTCAGCAAAAAGGTTATGCGAACATGTATTATTGGTCAATTACTTCTGGTCTTGTAGATGGTATTACCGGGAAACCAGCCGAGGGACCAAAGGCTGATAATCCTATGAAGCTTTTTGATATTATTGCTGAAGCCAGGGAGCAAAACATTTATGTAATTCGTGATTTTCATGATATTTGGACCAATGCTCAAGCAAAGCGTAAATTACGGGATTATCTCGAATCGAAAACTGAATTTTATAAACCAATTATCTTAACTTCTCCCGAAGCATCTATCCCACTGGAACTTGAAAAGCTTATAACGCTAATTAACTTTGATTTACCTGATCGGGATCGTGTTAAGTTTCTGCTGGATGGCAACATCAAGTTTTTGGAGAGCAAAGACCTTCCCACACCTAAAGGTCGAGAGTATGAAGCAATTATCCATGCCTTAGTTGGCATGACCGAGCATGAGATTTCAAATATTCTGCGCAAGACAACCTCTAAACATAAGGCGATCGTCCTTGCAGAGATTGTAGCTGAAAAAGAGCAAGTTATCAGAAAGACAGGCTTGCTCGAATACATCACGAAGCTTGGCGATATGGATAATGTAGGCGCGATGGATCGTTTTAAAGAGTGGACGGAAGATGCCTACTACGCATTCCATCCTGATGCGCAGCAGTATAATGTTGATCCGGTACGTGGTGTAGTCCTTGCTGGCGTGCCGGGTACTGGTAAATCCTTGGCGGCTAAATCTATTGCTCATCAATGGAATCTTCCGCTGCTTAAGATGAACATGTCGGACATCATGGATTCCAAAGTTGGCCAGTCCGAGAAAAATATATCTCGTGCTCTAAAACTGTCTGAACAAGTATCGCCTTGCGTTCTCTGGATGGATGAGTTTGAGAAAGGTTTGTCGGGCATGTCGAGTTCAGACAAATCAGACTCTGGTACGCTATCCCGCGTTGTTCAAGAGATTTTGACTTGGCTCTCTGAAAAAGAGAAACCGGTATTTGTTATTGCTACTGCGAATGATATTACAAAGCTGCCACCAGAGCTTACTCGTGCGGGTCGGTTTGACGAAATTATGTTTGTTAGTCTCCCACACACGGAAGAGCGTGCCGAGATTTTGGCTATCCATCTAAAGAAACGCGGGTATTCAATCACGAACGATGACTTTGAACATCCCAGCACACTTAATAAGCTAGATATTCTTAACCTTGCCGAGAAGATGAAAGATTTCACTGGTGCCGAGATCGAACAGGCAGTCTCTGAGGCTGGTCGCCGTGCGTACGCTGCTTTTAGAAAAGGACAACGTGAGAAGCACTACATCACTGTTCCTGATCTTGAAGAACAGGCAAACAAAATTGTTCCAATAGCGAAGCGAAATCCTCAGTTGATTAATGATCTGAGAGAATGGGCTAAACATTCAGCAGTCTGTGTGTCCAGCACCGAACATGATTTTCTTCATAGCGGTGGAAAAACAGAAGAAAACAAATCTGGTTCAACATTCCGCGTCTTTGGAACAGATCTTGAATTTTCTCAATAA
- a CDS encoding DUF1257 domain-containing protein yields MSHFQAYKCEVNNVEFVKKALTEMGLGYKENTTIIDYYKQSRNVVLAVIDSNGKLQPIGFQENVVDGKTKLECVADWFMTGFSEKSFTNQVAQLHDKYMVIDMCESNGFSIDFDSIAHNDAGELELVASTWS; encoded by the coding sequence ATGTCTCACTTTCAAGCTTACAAATGTGAAGTAAATAATGTCGAGTTCGTAAAGAAGGCTCTTACTGAAATGGGTCTTGGATACAAAGAAAACACGACAATCATCGACTACTACAAGCAGTCCCGCAATGTTGTTCTGGCTGTTATCGATAGTAACGGAAAGCTGCAACCAATCGGGTTCCAAGAGAACGTTGTTGATGGCAAAACTAAACTCGAATGCGTAGCTGACTGGTTTATGACTGGCTTCTCTGAAAAGTCCTTTACAAATCAAGTGGCACAGCTGCACGACAAGTACATGGTTATTGACATGTGCGAATCTAATGGCTTCTCTATCGATTTTGACAGCATTGCTCATAATGATGCCGGCGAATTGGAGCTAGTCGCTTCTACTTGGTCCTAA
- a CDS encoding DUF2997 domain-containing protein, producing MQERKVKFTIGKEGGVAFEVLNGEGADCTKITKDIEVHLSQNGTMVDEGKKPEYYDGGGLTDVFNSLD from the coding sequence ATGCAAGAGAGAAAAGTAAAGTTCACTATTGGTAAAGAAGGCGGCGTGGCATTTGAAGTTTTGAATGGTGAAGGTGCAGATTGCACGAAGATCACCAAGGATATCGAAGTTCATTTGTCCCAAAACGGCACAATGGTTGATGAGGGCAAGAAACCTGAGTACTACGATGGCGGCGGCCTCACTGATGTGTTTAACAGCCTAGACTAA
- a CDS encoding FAD-dependent thymidylate synthase, with product MTEQKRTRRTTKSQPVAKEQNLDLTALPDITPFVTNPDGNVYAVTNLTEEFIAVLFAWVSRSPKSFKEHLLKAIQDGLINASDYQGKDSFEKLSKKAQDFHEKWTVSYGHSSVAEHANAHVGIEKVSRLASAELELSNTFYSITEYSQRYQKPQRGDWHNPVPKSMPNPNGITRDMVPNPLWQEFEDFMNECYDVFEQLIDGVYKHLKEADDKLFHPSSGTANIKRDNEIMKLAFEDARYALPLAMHTQLGMTANGRTWRDGIATLYSSSYPEVIKLAGDLKTEITKVLPTLLKHAVPSQYKVNSKQRIKHRFADQPSATKVSNLATLIKGPSPKKAIETIIAEAIVQENGIPYEEAMRRAENISNPTEIIKEMLFEIGKHDTPPESFRGIDFSFELLVSEANWHQLLRHNRKTDFIYNQPSPYNGVTIPPRIAEAGLQGLLFDLAEKAETLYEKLLGTVGHEYTAPYIVLNTHRRRIVAHFDLWEAYHLINLRTSEEAQWDIRETFEEVYRQLHLLYPDLIDQAKRR from the coding sequence GTGACCGAACAGAAAAGAACTAGACGCACTACAAAGAGTCAGCCGGTTGCTAAAGAACAAAATCTTGATCTGACAGCACTACCGGATATTACTCCATTTGTGACGAATCCGGATGGAAATGTATATGCGGTAACGAATCTCACAGAGGAGTTTATAGCTGTCTTGTTTGCCTGGGTGAGCCGATCACCGAAGTCATTCAAGGAACATCTACTGAAAGCTATTCAAGATGGGCTCATCAATGCAAGCGATTATCAAGGAAAGGATTCCTTTGAGAAGCTTTCGAAGAAGGCCCAAGACTTCCATGAGAAATGGACGGTTTCTTATGGACACAGCAGCGTTGCGGAGCATGCGAATGCTCACGTAGGCATCGAGAAAGTCTCCAGATTAGCTTCTGCTGAGCTGGAGCTGTCCAACACTTTCTATTCCATTACTGAGTATTCTCAGCGCTATCAGAAGCCTCAGAGAGGGGACTGGCATAATCCAGTGCCTAAATCGATGCCTAATCCAAACGGAATCACCAGAGACATGGTGCCTAATCCGCTTTGGCAAGAGTTCGAAGATTTTATGAACGAATGTTACGATGTATTCGAACAATTAATTGATGGCGTATATAAGCATCTAAAAGAAGCTGATGATAAATTGTTCCATCCATCATCTGGAACCGCAAATATAAAACGCGATAATGAGATTATGAAACTGGCGTTCGAAGATGCACGGTACGCGTTGCCACTTGCTATGCATACTCAACTGGGCATGACAGCAAACGGACGTACTTGGCGGGACGGCATTGCTACTCTCTACTCAAGCTCCTATCCGGAGGTCATTAAGCTTGCTGGTGATCTGAAAACAGAGATCACTAAAGTACTCCCAACATTGCTGAAGCATGCTGTGCCTTCTCAATATAAGGTGAATAGCAAGCAGCGTATTAAGCATCGTTTTGCTGATCAGCCTAGCGCAACAAAGGTGAGTAATCTTGCAACCCTAATCAAAGGCCCTTCACCTAAGAAGGCAATCGAAACAATTATTGCTGAAGCCATTGTGCAAGAGAATGGTATTCCTTATGAGGAAGCTATGCGCCGGGCAGAGAACATCTCTAATCCGACCGAAATCATCAAAGAGATGCTTTTCGAAATTGGGAAGCATGACACCCCGCCAGAATCTTTCCGCGGGATTGATTTTTCTTTCGAACTACTTGTTTCTGAAGCCAACTGGCACCAGCTGCTTCGCCATAACCGTAAGACTGACTTTATTTATAACCAGCCTTCTCCTTATAATGGCGTTACAATTCCGCCTCGTATTGCTGAAGCAGGTTTGCAGGGTCTGCTCTTTGATCTAGCAGAGAAAGCAGAAACTCTTTATGAGAAGCTGCTTGGCACAGTAGGACATGAATATACAGCACCATATATTGTCTTGAATACTCACCGCCGCCGCATTGTAGCTCACTTTGATCTGTGGGAGGCTTACCACTTGATCAATCTGAGAACATCGGAAGAAGCACAGTGGGATATTCGCGAGACATTTGAAGAAGTCTATCGCCAGCTTCATTTGCTTTATCCTGATCTGATTGATCAAGCAAAAAGAAGATAG
- a CDS encoding ATP-dependent helicase: MATEERELNNVVSMEKVKELLDELNPEQRIAAEAIYGPVLVLAGAGSGKTKTLTYRIANMLAHGEKASSIFVATFTNKAAKEMKERIAKAVGEETVRDLWMGTFHSLCVRILRKHGHLLGYESNFTIMDTGDSLDLIKRIYKKLNVDENTKPGLALHYIDQAKNNLFTPEYCLHEQAESANDQMCALVYQDFQLLAKEMNAMDFGDLIMNVVKLLEEFPDACNYWQNRFKFVLSDEYQDANHAQYHLLRLLAFPHNNIFVVGDPQQSIYKFRGAAVNLILSFESQYFPCTTVRLSTNYRSNHVIVRAGNELMKQNSHMRLELVANNPELNVHPILIMKTQNEHAEAAFVSFQIQKMVKAGTHAYGDFAILYRTNDQSAPFEQMFMHNMIPYKVVGGTGFFQREEIKDIVAYLKSIVNRKDDGALIRIMNKPSRGIGDTTINHIVDYANEHKVSVSRAMKNIDDISVIKKGPRGKVRDFLGMLDHFDSMKHMDIRRYVHYVLEQSGYMAMWTSKNNKEAEEKVDNINEFLRLVERYKDENLDKSLTDFMQEISLLMDFDNKEKDNAVRMMSIHGSKGLEFPVVFGVGMNEGIFPSFRSYSPEDLEEERRLAYVLVTRAENQIMLTSTRERTNYRGGKTSQDSSRFLDELPEDLVVRHELKPNN, translated from the coding sequence ATGGCTACTGAGGAGAGAGAGCTCAACAATGTTGTATCGATGGAGAAGGTCAAAGAATTACTGGATGAATTAAATCCAGAGCAACGCATAGCAGCTGAGGCAATTTATGGACCCGTATTGGTTCTTGCGGGAGCCGGGAGCGGTAAAACCAAAACACTAACCTATCGGATTGCTAACATGCTTGCACATGGCGAGAAAGCATCCAGTATATTTGTAGCCACATTTACTAATAAGGCAGCCAAGGAAATGAAAGAACGTATCGCTAAAGCTGTTGGTGAAGAGACGGTGCGTGATTTATGGATGGGAACCTTTCATTCCCTTTGTGTGCGCATCTTGCGCAAGCATGGACACTTGCTTGGGTATGAGAGCAACTTTACGATCATGGATACAGGTGACTCTCTTGATCTGATCAAACGTATTTATAAGAAGTTAAATGTTGATGAGAATACAAAACCAGGTTTGGCTTTGCACTATATTGACCAAGCTAAGAATAACCTGTTTACTCCTGAGTATTGCCTTCATGAGCAGGCCGAAAGCGCAAATGATCAAATGTGCGCCCTTGTTTATCAAGACTTTCAACTCCTGGCTAAAGAAATGAACGCTATGGACTTTGGCGACTTGATCATGAACGTAGTAAAGCTTCTTGAGGAATTTCCAGATGCCTGCAATTACTGGCAGAACCGTTTTAAATTTGTTCTTTCTGATGAGTATCAGGACGCAAATCATGCGCAGTACCATTTGCTTCGGCTACTTGCATTCCCACATAACAACATCTTTGTCGTCGGGGATCCACAGCAGTCGATCTATAAATTCAGAGGAGCCGCTGTTAACCTGATTCTCTCTTTCGAGTCTCAGTATTTCCCTTGCACAACAGTAAGACTGTCAACAAACTATCGCTCGAACCATGTTATTGTCCGTGCTGGCAATGAATTAATGAAACAGAATAGTCACATGAGGCTTGAACTAGTAGCTAACAATCCAGAATTAAATGTTCATCCTATTCTTATTATGAAAACTCAGAATGAACATGCTGAAGCAGCTTTTGTTTCTTTTCAGATTCAGAAGATGGTTAAAGCTGGAACTCATGCGTATGGTGATTTTGCAATCCTATACAGAACAAATGATCAGTCCGCACCATTCGAGCAAATGTTTATGCACAATATGATTCCTTATAAAGTCGTGGGCGGCACCGGCTTCTTTCAACGCGAAGAAATCAAAGACATTGTTGCTTACTTGAAGTCGATCGTTAACCGCAAGGATGATGGTGCCTTAATACGGATCATGAATAAACCTTCTCGTGGCATTGGAGATACGACTATCAATCATATTGTTGACTATGCTAATGAACATAAAGTAAGTGTTTCTCGAGCGATGAAGAATATTGATGATATTTCTGTGATCAAAAAAGGGCCTAGAGGAAAAGTAAGAGACTTCCTCGGTATGCTTGATCATTTCGATTCAATGAAGCACATGGACATTAGAAGATATGTGCACTATGTGCTTGAACAAAGCGGATACATGGCAATGTGGACTTCAAAAAACAACAAAGAGGCAGAAGAAAAGGTCGATAATATTAATGAGTTTCTTCGACTGGTCGAACGTTATAAAGATGAAAATTTAGACAAATCCCTTACTGATTTTATGCAAGAGATATCCCTACTCATGGATTTTGATAATAAAGAGAAGGATAATGCTGTTCGTATGATGTCTATTCACGGGAGCAAAGGCTTGGAGTTTCCTGTTGTCTTTGGTGTAGGAATGAACGAGGGCATCTTCCCATCATTCCGCAGTTACTCTCCAGAAGACTTGGAGGAAGAAAGACGATTGGCATATGTTCTCGTTACAAGAGCTGAAAATCAGATTATGCTAACATCTACACGAGAACGCACAAACTATCGAGGGGGCAAAACTTCTCAGGATTCTTCCCGATTTTTAGATGAACTCCCCGAGGATCTTGTGGTTCGGCATGAGCTTAAACCAAATAATTAG
- a CDS encoding CHC2 zinc finger domain-containing protein: MSAFYPDNFKSELKEKADIVQVISQFTTLTPMGSNVFGICPFHNDHSPSMQIRPDTQTFYCHACGAGSKNHSTVQASDVYGFLKGILNVNMGGAIEWLSSFLNIPLPPMNPEEAKRENIRSQWVQYCEESGRRFHDRLLESTEGLNYLYNRGFDINDIKLWNLGLGDDQVYDFRNTKDRIVFSLYDYWGNLVSFTGRVLLPDNVLKAKNDQLKSDNKPTIVKYLDRIGLKKDDANYANHPYPEFVKGDHLYGIHIAKDFIRRFGVAIIVEGWTDIIKLHKYGAQHAVATMGVALTLNQVKLLKRAGAKSAIIMRDGDPAGEAAIQRDSKILKENGIEPLVLALSPGLDPCTVCDNFNMVDDSFARFIERYTMQLNQYRLKRIYQETHEDIVYHQSRISGLQNERMRKVIEVLSSIENPVEKDIYVRQASELFGVNYESIQAHVSHYQEKGVFMVR; encoded by the coding sequence GTGTCTGCATTTTACCCAGATAATTTTAAGTCAGAATTGAAAGAGAAAGCTGATATTGTCCAAGTCATCAGTCAGTTTACAACACTTACTCCTATGGGAAGTAATGTATTTGGGATATGCCCATTTCACAACGATCATTCACCTTCGATGCAAATTCGTCCAGATACTCAGACGTTTTATTGTCATGCTTGCGGAGCTGGATCGAAAAACCATAGTACGGTACAAGCATCCGATGTTTATGGCTTTTTAAAAGGCATCTTAAATGTGAATATGGGCGGTGCGATCGAATGGCTCTCCAGTTTTCTGAATATTCCATTGCCGCCGATGAATCCCGAAGAAGCAAAAAGAGAAAATATTAGATCTCAGTGGGTGCAATATTGTGAAGAATCTGGCAGGCGGTTTCATGACCGCTTGCTAGAGAGCACTGAAGGACTTAATTATCTATACAATCGGGGTTTCGATATTAATGATATCAAACTTTGGAATTTAGGATTAGGCGATGACCAAGTTTATGATTTTCGGAATACCAAGGATCGCATTGTCTTTTCACTTTATGATTATTGGGGAAATCTGGTCAGTTTTACGGGTCGAGTGCTGCTTCCTGATAATGTTCTCAAAGCAAAAAATGATCAACTTAAATCTGATAATAAGCCGACTATTGTTAAATACTTAGATCGAATCGGCCTTAAGAAAGACGATGCAAATTATGCTAATCACCCTTATCCTGAGTTTGTAAAAGGCGATCATCTATATGGTATTCACATTGCTAAAGATTTTATACGCAGATTCGGTGTTGCTATTATTGTTGAAGGTTGGACTGATATAATTAAGCTTCATAAATACGGGGCGCAGCATGCCGTTGCTACAATGGGCGTGGCGCTTACATTAAATCAGGTCAAGTTATTAAAACGGGCAGGAGCAAAGAGTGCGATAATCATGCGTGATGGTGATCCTGCAGGTGAAGCTGCCATACAGCGTGATTCTAAAATATTAAAAGAAAATGGTATTGAGCCACTCGTCCTTGCGCTCTCTCCAGGACTTGATCCTTGCACTGTTTGCGATAACTTCAATATGGTGGATGATTCATTTGCTCGTTTTATTGAGCGTTATACCATGCAACTAAATCAGTATCGGCTTAAACGGATCTATCAAGAAACGCATGAAGATATCGTTTATCATCAGTCAAGAATAAGTGGCTTGCAGAATGAGCGTATGCGTAAAGTAATTGAAGTCCTTAGCAGTATAGAGAATCCTGTTGAAAAGGATATCTATGTCCGTCAAGCATCTGAATTGTTTGGCGTAAACTATGAATCTATCCAGGCACATGTTTCGCATTATCAGGAGAAAGGTGTGTTCATGGTCAGATGA
- a CDS encoding DUF6094 domain-containing protein has translation MSFPSQINAALSGHTARRLHSFLEFPEGKSITALDFKAFNGKTLDELTYFASERYLYGAEASEYMAKEASTFFERVALSHYKREMKISNDAFSLAVVDPYIHPQFIEDIFMSYDPFQIPDFEAEIRQQQQSLQSTADNYLDLNQLEMTEEEVEKRKVDMEERIQKAIEDRNIAYRKALREQEKRTSALRDDKLLLTNAARYLKPGGILIMLTPKEFIDAHISFKLANAFEDIQIFRLDDSEYEKHRKCVIIAKKRLRTEKQDTLPYEIMQTKYKPYKDIPVISVQEKPLYKVPEGKKEDVVSFRIGPITPEEVQQVMRKSMLVENYAVQHGITLDNITPKPPTQLHKGHVSLTLASGLLNGYIGTGADRHLVKGSVVKKNSEFTEEEETDRGTEIKTVDREYFHIGIKYLDRHGDFHKLL, from the coding sequence ATGAGTTTTCCATCACAAATTAACGCTGCCTTGTCTGGACATACGGCAAGGCGTTTACATAGTTTTCTTGAGTTCCCTGAAGGCAAGTCAATTACTGCCCTTGATTTTAAAGCTTTTAATGGCAAGACATTAGATGAATTAACTTACTTTGCGAGTGAACGCTACCTATATGGCGCCGAAGCAAGTGAGTATATGGCGAAGGAAGCCAGTACTTTCTTTGAAAGAGTTGCCCTTTCTCATTACAAGAGAGAGATGAAGATAAGTAATGATGCTTTTTCGCTAGCAGTTGTTGATCCTTATATTCACCCGCAATTCATTGAAGATATCTTTATGTCCTATGATCCTTTTCAAATCCCTGACTTTGAGGCTGAGATACGGCAGCAACAACAATCGCTTCAATCTACTGCAGATAATTATCTCGATCTGAATCAGCTTGAAATGACGGAGGAAGAAGTTGAAAAGCGCAAAGTAGATATGGAAGAGCGGATTCAGAAAGCAATCGAAGATAGAAACATTGCATATCGTAAGGCATTACGTGAACAAGAGAAACGTACTTCTGCCTTGCGTGATGATAAGCTCCTTTTAACGAATGCTGCTCGTTATTTAAAGCCTGGCGGCATTCTTATCATGCTTACTCCGAAGGAATTTATTGATGCACATATTTCATTTAAGTTGGCCAACGCCTTTGAAGATATTCAAATTTTCCGCCTGGATGATAGCGAATATGAGAAGCACAGAAAGTGCGTTATTATCGCTAAGAAACGCCTAAGAACAGAGAAGCAAGATACGCTCCCTTACGAGATCATGCAGACGAAATACAAGCCTTACAAGGATATTCCGGTTATCTCTGTACAAGAGAAACCTCTATATAAAGTTCCTGAAGGAAAGAAAGAAGATGTAGTCAGCTTCCGGATCGGACCGATTACACCAGAAGAAGTTCAACAAGTCATGAGAAAGTCTATGCTCGTCGAAAACTATGCTGTTCAGCATGGAATAACCCTGGATAATATCACACCAAAACCACCCACGCAGCTGCATAAAGGACATGTATCATTAACCCTTGCAAGTGGACTGCTAAACGGATATATCGGCACTGGTGCGGATCGCCACTTGGTTAAAGGATCGGTTGTCAAAAAGAATAGTGAGTTTACTGAAGAGGAAGAAACGGATCGCGGAACTGAGATTAAGACCGTAGATCGTGAATACTTCCATATCGGAATCAAATATTTAGATCGGCACGGTGATTTTCACAAATTATTATAG